Proteins co-encoded in one Pseudorhizobium banfieldiae genomic window:
- a CDS encoding FAD-binding oxidoreductase: protein MASNEVDGMTLAQSTTLTPLELHRHLSKLHPELTVLSPQDLQGRHPGEHSGNFGAGVMVQPATVDAAAALVGWCAKNDVAIVPQGGLTGLVGGNVSVAGEVILSTARLNRILAIEPEEMTATVEAGVTLEALQQAAAEHGLTPGIDLGSRGSATIGGMVSTNAGGILAFRNGVMRHQVLGLEAVLPSGDIFSDLTRVVKVSAGPDLKQLFIGGEGAFGLVTKVVLKLEPQRPYRATAMLGAADARTALSVIRHLRTLPGVTLEAAEMMWPRYIRDHARLKGLDLSWLEEDASALLVEISGESVDAAAATLEDQLAELWEPLDLKGGIVAKSLDQARRFWDIREDSGFYYAEIPEAASFDVSVPPTRLDA from the coding sequence ATGGCCTCCAACGAAGTCGACGGAATGACCCTAGCACAGTCCACAACCCTGACACCCCTCGAACTCCACCGCCACCTGAGCAAACTTCATCCGGAACTGACGGTCCTTTCCCCCCAGGATCTCCAGGGCCGGCATCCGGGCGAGCATTCTGGAAATTTCGGCGCCGGGGTGATGGTTCAGCCGGCGACGGTGGACGCGGCAGCCGCACTCGTCGGCTGGTGCGCGAAGAACGATGTCGCGATCGTCCCGCAGGGGGGCCTCACCGGGCTGGTGGGCGGCAATGTCAGCGTCGCCGGAGAGGTCATCCTGTCCACCGCGCGTCTCAACCGCATCCTGGCGATCGAGCCGGAGGAAATGACGGCGACGGTGGAAGCCGGGGTTACGCTGGAAGCCCTGCAACAGGCTGCGGCCGAACATGGGCTCACGCCCGGCATCGACCTCGGCTCGCGCGGCTCGGCGACGATCGGCGGCATGGTGTCGACCAATGCCGGCGGCATCCTCGCCTTCCGCAATGGCGTGATGCGCCATCAGGTGCTGGGGCTGGAGGCGGTCCTGCCGTCTGGGGATATCTTCTCGGACCTGACGCGTGTCGTGAAGGTCTCGGCCGGCCCGGACCTGAAACAACTCTTCATCGGTGGTGAGGGCGCCTTCGGTCTCGTCACGAAGGTGGTCCTGAAGCTGGAGCCGCAGCGCCCGTACCGGGCGACCGCGATGCTGGGCGCTGCCGATGCCCGCACTGCATTGTCGGTCATCCGCCATCTCCGGACCCTGCCGGGCGTCACCCTTGAGGCAGCCGAGATGATGTGGCCGCGCTATATTCGCGATCATGCACGTCTCAAGGGTCTCGATCTGTCATGGCTCGAAGAGGACGCCTCGGCACTGCTGGTCGAGATATCGGGAGAAAGCGTCGATGCCGCCGCGGCCACCCTGGAGGATCAGCTTGCGGAGCTTTGGGAGCCGCTTGACCTCAAAGGCGGCATCGTCGCCAAGTCGCTCGACCAGGCGCGGCGCTTCTGGGACATCCGCGAGGATTCCGGCTTCTACTATGCCGAGATCCCCGAAGCCGCCTCCTTCGACGTCTCCGTTCCGCCAACCCGTCTCGACGCCTAA
- a CDS encoding electron transfer flavoprotein-ubiquinone oxidoreductase, which yields MSEQMELPERESMEFDVVIVGAGPAGLSAAIRLKQVNPDLTVVVLEKGAEVGAHILSGAVVDPIGIDRLLPGWREEEGHPFTTPVTDDQFLFLGPAGSIRLPNAFMPPLMNNHGNYIVSLGLVCRWLAEKAEALGVEIYPGFAATEVLYDENGAVRGVATGDMGIERNGEPGPAFTRGMELHGKYVLIGEGVRGSLAKQLIAKFDLQKDREPQKYGIGLKELWEVKPENHKPGLVQHSFGWPLGLKTGGGSFLYHLHDNLVAVGFVVHLNYKNPYLYPFEEFQRFKTHEAIRGTFEGAKRISYGARAITEGGYQSVPKLSFPGGALIGCSAGMVNVPRIKGSHNAVLSGMLAAEKIATAIAAGRANDEVVEIENEWRDGDIGKDLKRVRNVKPLWSKFGTAIGVGLGGIDMWTNQIFGFSFFGTLKHGKTDAESLEPAAKHKPVTYPKPDGVLTFDRLSSVFLSNTNHEEDQPVHLQVKDMDLQKRSELGVYAGPSTRYCPAGVYEWVEKDGEEVYVINAQNCVHCKTCDIKDPNQNINWVPPQGGEGPVYPSM from the coding sequence ATGAGCGAGCAAATGGAACTTCCCGAGCGCGAGAGCATGGAATTCGACGTGGTGATCGTCGGTGCCGGTCCGGCGGGGCTGTCGGCGGCGATCCGCCTGAAGCAGGTCAATCCCGACCTCACCGTGGTCGTGCTCGAGAAGGGGGCGGAAGTTGGCGCCCATATCCTGTCCGGCGCCGTGGTCGATCCGATCGGCATCGACAGGCTTCTGCCCGGCTGGCGCGAGGAGGAGGGGCATCCCTTCACCACGCCTGTCACCGACGACCAGTTCCTCTTCCTGGGGCCGGCGGGCTCGATCCGGTTGCCGAACGCCTTCATGCCGCCGCTGATGAACAATCATGGCAACTACATCGTCTCGCTCGGTCTTGTCTGTCGCTGGCTTGCTGAGAAGGCGGAAGCGCTTGGCGTCGAGATTTATCCGGGGTTCGCCGCAACGGAAGTGCTTTACGACGAGAACGGCGCTGTGCGTGGCGTGGCGACCGGTGACATGGGTATCGAGCGCAACGGCGAACCCGGCCCTGCCTTCACCCGCGGCATGGAACTGCACGGCAAGTACGTGCTGATCGGCGAGGGTGTACGCGGATCGCTCGCCAAGCAGCTGATCGCGAAGTTCGATCTCCAGAAGGACCGCGAGCCGCAGAAATACGGCATCGGGTTGAAGGAACTCTGGGAGGTGAAGCCGGAGAACCACAAGCCCGGTCTGGTCCAGCATTCCTTCGGCTGGCCGCTTGGGCTCAAGACCGGTGGTGGCTCCTTCCTCTACCACCTGCACGACAATCTCGTAGCGGTCGGATTCGTCGTCCACCTGAACTACAAGAACCCCTATCTCTATCCCTTCGAGGAGTTCCAGCGCTTCAAGACGCACGAGGCGATCCGCGGCACCTTTGAAGGCGCCAAGCGCATCTCCTACGGCGCCCGTGCGATCACCGAGGGGGGCTACCAGTCGGTGCCGAAGCTCTCCTTCCCGGGCGGTGCGCTGATCGGCTGCTCCGCCGGCATGGTCAACGTGCCCCGCATCAAGGGCAGCCATAACGCCGTCCTCTCCGGCATGCTGGCGGCGGAGAAGATCGCAACTGCGATCGCCGCCGGCCGCGCCAATGACGAGGTGGTCGAGATCGAGAACGAATGGCGCGACGGCGACATCGGCAAGGATCTGAAGCGGGTGCGCAACGTCAAGCCGCTGTGGTCGAAGTTCGGCACAGCCATTGGTGTCGGGCTTGGCGGCATCGACATGTGGACCAATCAGATCTTCGGCTTTTCCTTCTTCGGGACCCTGAAGCACGGCAAGACCGATGCCGAGAGCCTGGAACCGGCTGCCAAGCACAAGCCGGTCACCTATCCTAAGCCGGATGGGGTCCTGACCTTCGATCGCCTGTCCTCGGTCTTCCTGTCCAACACGAACCATGAGGAGGACCAGCCGGTCCACCTGCAGGTGAAGGACATGGACCTGCAGAAGCGCTCCGAGCTCGGCGTCTATGCCGGTCCGTCGACCCGCTACTGTCCGGCCGGCGTCTATGAGTGGGTCGAGAAGGATGGCGAGGAGGTCTATGTGATCAACGCCCAGAACTGCGTCCACTGCAAGACCTGCGACATCAAGGATCCCAACCAGAACATCAACTGGGTGCCGCCGCAGGGCGGTGAAGGACCGGTCTATCCGAGCATGTGA
- a CDS encoding EF-hand domain-containing protein, with translation MKKAGIALVLGVSLLASAASAQPYGGGGPGWGGGPAWGMNQGWGMGSGWGMGMGWGGGQMMPGRGRFAMIDADHNGTISAEEAASAAEGVFAAMDADDNAEVTKDEYMSVRMGPQYGWNQQRQAERQAAKEERFGQMDSDGNGTVTQAEFIAHAKAHYDSADADKDGNVTPWEWRSEQWN, from the coding sequence ATGAAGAAGGCAGGAATCGCTTTGGTACTTGGCGTCTCGTTGCTTGCGAGCGCGGCATCGGCACAGCCTTATGGCGGCGGTGGCCCCGGTTGGGGCGGCGGCCCTGCCTGGGGAATGAACCAGGGCTGGGGCATGGGGTCAGGCTGGGGCATGGGGATGGGGTGGGGCGGTGGCCAGATGATGCCCGGCCGCGGCCGCTTCGCCATGATCGACGCCGACCACAACGGCACGATCAGCGCCGAAGAGGCTGCCTCCGCAGCCGAAGGCGTGTTCGCGGCCATGGATGCCGACGACAATGCCGAGGTGACCAAGGACGAGTACATGAGCGTCCGCATGGGGCCGCAATACGGGTGGAACCAGCAGCGCCAGGCTGAGCGTCAGGCGGCCAAGGAAGAGCGCTTCGGCCAGATGGACAGTGATGGCAACGGCACCGTCACACAGGCGGAGTTCATCGCCCATGCCAAGGCCCATTACGACAGCGCCGATGCCGACAAGGACGGCAATGTCACGCCATGGGAATGGCGTAGCGAGCAGTGGAACTGA
- a CDS encoding L,D-transpeptidase — protein sequence MSISRRGFLFGLPLFVTGCASSGVDHQANYAALPDEAFPLKRVPLDKIKPELRRQVVAYETSHKPGTIVVDTPARRLYHVMENGQAMRYGVGVGRAGLALAGSAYVGRKAEWPTWTPTPNMIRREPEKNLKYAGGVPGGPNNPLGARAIYLYRNGNDTHFRIHGTNQPQTIGYAMSSGCVRMMNHDVIDLYERVKVGDRVVVLQA from the coding sequence ATGTCGATCTCCCGCCGCGGGTTTCTGTTCGGACTGCCGCTTTTCGTCACCGGATGCGCCTCCAGCGGCGTGGATCACCAGGCCAATTATGCGGCTCTGCCAGATGAGGCTTTTCCGCTGAAGCGCGTCCCGCTGGACAAGATCAAGCCCGAGCTTCGCCGCCAGGTCGTCGCCTATGAAACCAGCCACAAGCCGGGAACTATCGTGGTCGATACGCCCGCCCGCCGCCTCTATCATGTGATGGAGAACGGGCAGGCGATGCGCTACGGCGTCGGCGTCGGTCGAGCAGGCCTCGCCCTCGCCGGCAGTGCCTATGTCGGTCGCAAGGCGGAATGGCCAACCTGGACCCCGACCCCGAACATGATCCGCCGGGAACCGGAAAAGAACTTGAAATACGCTGGGGGCGTGCCGGGCGGGCCGAACAACCCGCTCGGCGCACGGGCTATCTATCTCTACCGCAACGGCAACGACACGCACTTCCGGATCCACGGCACGAACCAGCCGCAGACGATCGGCTACGCCATGTCGAGCGGATGCGTTCGGATGATGAACCACGACGTCATCGATCTCTACGAACGGGTGAAGGTCGGCGACCGGGTCGTCGTGCTGCAGGCCTGA